Proteins found in one Bremerella volcania genomic segment:
- a CDS encoding SDR family NAD(P)-dependent oxidoreductase — MTYWKDKVSVVTGASQGFGKALAQQLITQGCHVVLAARDEQKLSAAAAQLDPDGTHSLCVPTDVTNDDDVVQLLDQVQQKYGKLDALFNVAGISSRGLVCETSIDEFLCSYDLNVLSTVRCVQAARPLLEASQGHIVNMGSLACKSASKFIGPYATSKFALAGLNHQLRLEMADAGIHVMLVCPGPIARDDAGTRYAQQTTELPDSAAQPGAGVKVKAIDPQSLAARVLKGCEKRQTEIVVPGKARLLFAIAQLSGAWGDWVLRRFTSS, encoded by the coding sequence GTGACATACTGGAAGGATAAAGTATCGGTGGTGACCGGCGCCTCGCAAGGCTTCGGAAAAGCCCTCGCTCAGCAGCTCATCACCCAGGGATGCCACGTCGTGCTGGCGGCCCGGGACGAGCAGAAGCTTAGCGCGGCCGCGGCCCAACTCGACCCGGACGGTACGCATTCCCTCTGCGTACCAACCGACGTGACCAACGACGACGACGTGGTACAACTGCTGGATCAGGTCCAGCAGAAGTACGGCAAACTCGATGCTTTGTTCAACGTCGCCGGCATTAGTTCCCGCGGACTCGTGTGCGAGACCTCCATCGACGAGTTTCTTTGCTCGTATGATTTGAATGTTCTGTCGACGGTTCGCTGCGTCCAAGCTGCCAGGCCGCTTCTGGAAGCCTCCCAGGGGCATATCGTCAACATGGGCTCGCTTGCCTGTAAGAGTGCTTCCAAGTTCATCGGTCCTTATGCCACCTCGAAGTTCGCGTTGGCAGGGCTCAATCATCAGCTGCGGCTCGAGATGGCCGATGCCGGCATCCATGTGATGCTGGTCTGCCCCGGCCCCATTGCCCGGGACGATGCCGGAACTCGCTACGCCCAGCAAACGACCGAGTTGCCTGATTCGGCCGCCCAGCCAGGAGCCGGCGTAAAGGTCAAGGCGATCGATCCCCAATCGCTTGCCGCAAGGGTGCTCAAAGGCTGTGAAAAACGTCAGACCGAAATCGTTGTTCCTGGCAAGGCAAGGCTTCTATTTGCCATCGCTCAGCTGTCTGGAGCCTGGGGTGATTGGGTTTTACGACGATTTACGTCCTCGTGA
- a CDS encoding Gfo/Idh/MocA family oxidoreductase, whose translation MSPRPSDRRSFLKTSVATAAAVSVPYIFTSQDARADEQKSSESNDRPLVGCIGTGSRWNAVGPNAMQLGDVVAVCDVDANHANGAKKKVTDIQSKKGVQRDVDVYEDYQKILDRNDIEIVTIVTTDHWHSKIAIEAMKAGKDVYCEKPLTLTIDEGKKICQVAKETGRVFQVGTQQRSEMGLKFLQAIALIQAGRIGDVQHVAVAIGGSPTSNSIPVVDVPSGLNWEKWLGQAPLVDYRWAKEGKQTKTRCHYEFRWWYEYSGGKLTDWGAHHVDIAQWGIGQNGDGQGASSIEPIYAKHPVEFKDGMPLQDDRYNCATNFHVKATFDNGVVMDIKDSHQDELGFNNGIMFTGTKGRFLVNRGKIVGAPIDELKDNPLPENAIAEVYGGKDPARSNAHMANFFECVKTRKLPISDVFTHHRALTTCHLSNIAIRLNRSLKWDPKSEQILGDDQANAMQSREARKGYEVTV comes from the coding sequence TTGAGTCCACGCCCTTCCGATCGACGATCCTTTCTGAAAACCTCAGTCGCGACTGCCGCCGCGGTCTCCGTTCCTTATATCTTCACCAGCCAAGACGCGCGAGCGGACGAACAGAAGTCGAGTGAATCGAACGATCGACCGTTGGTTGGATGCATTGGTACCGGCAGCCGCTGGAACGCCGTCGGTCCCAACGCGATGCAACTTGGCGACGTCGTCGCCGTTTGCGACGTCGACGCCAACCACGCCAATGGGGCCAAGAAGAAGGTGACCGACATCCAATCGAAAAAGGGTGTCCAGCGTGACGTCGACGTCTACGAAGACTACCAGAAGATCCTCGATCGCAACGACATCGAAATCGTCACCATCGTGACCACCGATCACTGGCACTCGAAGATCGCCATCGAAGCGATGAAAGCCGGCAAAGACGTTTACTGCGAAAAGCCCCTCACGCTGACCATCGACGAAGGCAAGAAGATCTGCCAGGTCGCCAAAGAGACCGGTCGCGTCTTCCAGGTCGGTACCCAGCAGCGTAGCGAAATGGGCCTGAAGTTCCTCCAGGCGATCGCGTTGATCCAAGCCGGCCGCATCGGGGACGTCCAGCACGTTGCCGTCGCGATCGGTGGTTCCCCCACCAGCAACTCGATTCCCGTGGTCGACGTTCCGAGCGGCTTGAACTGGGAAAAATGGCTCGGCCAGGCACCGCTGGTTGACTATCGCTGGGCGAAAGAAGGCAAGCAGACCAAGACGCGTTGCCACTACGAGTTCCGCTGGTGGTACGAATACTCCGGCGGCAAACTGACCGACTGGGGTGCTCACCACGTTGACATCGCCCAGTGGGGCATCGGCCAGAATGGCGACGGCCAGGGAGCAAGCTCCATCGAGCCGATTTACGCCAAGCATCCCGTCGAGTTCAAAGACGGCATGCCGCTGCAAGATGATCGCTACAACTGCGCGACCAACTTCCACGTCAAGGCGACCTTCGACAACGGCGTGGTGATGGACATCAAAGATTCCCACCAGGATGAACTTGGCTTCAACAATGGGATCATGTTTACCGGGACCAAGGGCCGATTTCTGGTCAACCGCGGTAAGATCGTCGGTGCCCCGATCGACGAACTCAAAGACAACCCGCTGCCAGAGAACGCCATCGCCGAGGTTTACGGCGGAAAGGATCCTGCTCGAAGCAATGCTCACATGGCCAACTTCTTTGAGTGCGTGAAGACGCGGAAACTGCCGATTTCCGACGTGTTCACCCACCACCGAGCATTGACCACGTGCCACCTGTCGAACATCGCAATTCGCTTGAATCGTTCCCTCAAGTGGGACCCGAAGAGCGAGCAGATCCTGGGTGACGACCAGGCCAATGCGATGCAGTCGCGAGAAGCTCGCAAAGGTTACGAAGTGACCGTATAA
- a CDS encoding DNA internalization-related competence protein ComEC/Rec2, with amino-acid sequence MTFQQSSQAIRERTIYRPLVLLAPAITLGVIGDAAFDFSMALWLISFAGLMLLWGLLCFRRAENYASVTLLLAVAAFGGMLHHGHWNLYRSTELSRGLSADKQPVALQGVVVDYPRFLPAKPPTSAFEFELPNQWKVPFRIQQIRSGATWVAASGDTEIYVSGDQLDVRPGESILVFAQATCSEGALNPGEFDFANWARANRRRTFLRSGYPDCLQATGAPTKWSPWDPIREARHYVSGELAAAIPPGLDGLAETIFLGRRERLADETDEAFRQTGTVHLLALSGLHLGILALFAYGVLRFLPGPLWLPPFCLLLMTSAYVILVDARPPIVRASILVGAFCVAMIVYRRPTFWNSLAAAWILVICWNPTEIFQAGTQLSFVAVASLAWLAGFQAMTRQADPLQDLIEMTRPWPVKCWRHSVRWFGRMFVASLVVWLVTLPLVLFHFHAASPWTIVLSPILILPMGLALALTLLLLAASIAVPLATPWVAWLLSWPLWGMQETVAWTQQHAGLTIWSAGPPAWWVVGFYVVTATIGWLMITRRLPVRWSIAVVALWLTVGFGWGTAQAIQSSARDDLVCTFVSVGHGTCVLVELPEGRNLLYDCGRLGSPKRAGESLSAVLWSKGIQHLDAVIISHDDADHYNGLPEVLERFSVGAVYCSDLMEKIPSELVSTLLMDIRQREIPLRTLSAGRSLQAHPDVDLTILHPTRKGVLGRDNANSIVLLIEYQGRRILLPGDLESPGTEAVIVERPIDCDVVMAPHHGSRHSHAESFYQWCQPEWIVVSSGSRDILGPEDARLGEPVWLNTAASGRVEVRLSASGRPPKVASWRKAGVE; translated from the coding sequence TTGACTTTCCAGCAAAGTTCCCAGGCAATACGCGAGCGTACGATCTATCGTCCGCTGGTCTTGCTTGCGCCGGCGATCACGCTGGGGGTAATCGGTGACGCGGCCTTCGATTTCTCGATGGCCCTTTGGTTGATTTCGTTCGCTGGCCTGATGTTGCTGTGGGGTCTTCTGTGCTTCCGGCGAGCGGAAAACTATGCCAGTGTGACGCTGCTACTCGCCGTCGCGGCGTTTGGCGGCATGCTGCATCACGGTCACTGGAACCTTTATCGATCGACCGAGCTAAGCCGCGGCCTGTCGGCGGATAAGCAGCCGGTTGCGCTGCAGGGAGTGGTTGTCGATTATCCCCGCTTCTTACCTGCCAAGCCACCCACCTCCGCGTTTGAATTTGAACTGCCCAATCAATGGAAGGTCCCCTTTCGTATTCAGCAGATTCGTAGTGGAGCGACCTGGGTTGCCGCGTCAGGTGATACCGAGATCTATGTTTCGGGAGATCAACTCGACGTTCGCCCAGGGGAATCGATTCTGGTCTTTGCTCAAGCGACTTGCTCTGAAGGAGCATTGAACCCCGGTGAGTTCGACTTCGCCAACTGGGCTCGGGCGAACCGTCGACGGACATTTCTCCGAAGTGGTTATCCCGATTGCCTGCAAGCGACCGGTGCACCGACGAAGTGGTCGCCATGGGATCCGATTCGCGAGGCCCGACATTACGTCAGCGGCGAGTTAGCGGCCGCGATTCCACCGGGTCTGGATGGCCTGGCCGAGACGATCTTCCTGGGGCGTCGCGAACGATTGGCGGATGAAACGGACGAGGCGTTTCGGCAAACAGGGACGGTTCATCTGTTGGCGTTATCGGGATTGCATCTGGGAATCTTGGCGCTGTTTGCCTACGGAGTGTTACGCTTCTTACCGGGGCCCCTTTGGCTGCCGCCCTTTTGTCTGCTGCTAATGACGTCGGCCTATGTGATTCTAGTCGATGCCCGGCCGCCGATTGTGCGAGCCTCGATTTTGGTGGGGGCGTTTTGCGTGGCGATGATTGTTTACCGTCGCCCCACGTTCTGGAACAGCCTGGCGGCGGCCTGGATCTTGGTGATTTGCTGGAACCCGACCGAGATCTTTCAAGCCGGAACGCAGTTGTCGTTCGTCGCGGTCGCCTCGTTGGCGTGGCTTGCGGGTTTCCAGGCGATGACCAGGCAGGCCGACCCGCTGCAGGATCTGATCGAGATGACTCGTCCCTGGCCGGTGAAGTGCTGGCGACACTCGGTGCGCTGGTTCGGCCGGATGTTCGTGGCGTCGTTGGTCGTGTGGCTGGTCACGTTGCCGCTAGTCCTGTTTCACTTTCACGCGGCTTCCCCTTGGACGATCGTCCTTTCGCCAATCCTCATTTTGCCGATGGGATTGGCGCTTGCTCTCACGTTACTACTCTTAGCCGCATCGATCGCCGTGCCGCTGGCAACGCCATGGGTGGCGTGGCTTTTGTCGTGGCCTTTGTGGGGGATGCAGGAAACGGTTGCGTGGACGCAGCAGCACGCTGGGCTCACGATTTGGTCTGCGGGGCCGCCGGCGTGGTGGGTAGTTGGGTTCTACGTCGTGACGGCGACGATCGGCTGGCTGATGATCACGCGCCGCTTGCCTGTTCGCTGGAGCATTGCCGTGGTTGCCCTTTGGCTGACCGTTGGGTTTGGGTGGGGAACGGCTCAGGCCATTCAATCCAGTGCCCGAGACGATCTCGTATGCACGTTCGTCAGCGTCGGTCATGGTACCTGCGTGCTGGTGGAACTGCCGGAGGGACGTAACTTGTTGTATGACTGCGGGCGGCTCGGATCGCCGAAGCGGGCGGGCGAGTCTCTTTCGGCCGTGCTGTGGAGCAAAGGGATCCAGCATCTCGATGCGGTCATCATTTCCCACGACGATGCCGACCACTACAACGGCTTGCCGGAAGTGCTCGAACGGTTCTCGGTTGGGGCCGTGTATTGTTCCGACTTGATGGAGAAGATCCCCAGCGAGCTGGTCTCGACGCTGTTAATGGATATTCGCCAGCGCGAGATTCCCCTGCGAACCTTATCCGCCGGACGAAGCTTACAGGCACACCCGGACGTCGACCTGACGATTCTCCATCCGACCCGGAAGGGAGTCCTCGGACGCGACAACGCCAACAGCATCGTCCTGTTGATTGAATACCAGGGACGCCGCATTCTTTTGCCGGGGGACCTCGAATCGCCCGGGACCGAAGCGGTGATCGTCGAGCGGCCAATCGACTGCGACGTGGTGATGGCCCCCCATCACGGTAGCCGGCACAGCCATGCCGAGTCATTTTACCAGTGGTGTCAGCCTGAGTGGATCGTGGTCAGTAGCGGCTCGCGAGACATTCTCGGCCCGGAGGATGCCAGGCTAGGCGAGCCGGTGTGGCTCAATACGGCCGCCAGCGGAAGAGTCGAAGTTCGGCTATCGGCCAGTGGCCGGCCTCCGAAAGTGGCTTCGTGGCGAAAAGCAGGGGTAGAGTAG
- a CDS encoding sulfatase family protein: MRKQLLLGVFVAVFSILSTWQGASAADRPNLIFLLTDDQRWDALGCMGNPVIKTPNIDKLAQEGVVFENAFATTAICATSRASFITGQYARRHGIVDFRAVLSPEAFEQTFPALLRANGYQTAFIGKWGVGNQLPADQYDYWKGFPGQGKYFVDGRPHMTKHLEDQTLEFLDTCSPDKPFCLQVSFKAAHCQDGPGWQFQHAPKYTDYYADDTIVPAVTANDEHYQKLPKQLQGGESRVRWGRRFDGDEMLQKNIKDYYRLLTGVDDFVGAMVAKLQEKKLADNTVILFTSDHGFFLGEHGLAGKWLMYEESIRIPMIVFDPRLPKDKRGQRREEMVLNIDVAPTLLDLAGIEPPAVMQGQSLQGLVEDNQASGWRTEFLYEHLFPHATIPQSEGVRGERWKYVFYPNSEPKLEQLFDLQQDPHEVTNLADDPQHADQLKAMRAELDQMRTSLQ; this comes from the coding sequence ATGCGAAAACAACTGCTCCTGGGCGTCTTTGTCGCCGTTTTCTCCATCCTGAGCACCTGGCAAGGCGCGTCGGCGGCCGATCGGCCTAATTTGATCTTCCTGCTCACCGACGACCAGCGGTGGGACGCGTTGGGCTGCATGGGCAATCCGGTCATCAAGACACCTAACATCGACAAGTTGGCCCAGGAAGGGGTCGTTTTCGAGAACGCCTTCGCGACGACCGCCATCTGCGCGACCAGCCGGGCCTCGTTTATCACCGGGCAGTACGCGCGCCGACATGGGATCGTCGACTTCCGCGCCGTCCTCAGCCCGGAAGCGTTCGAGCAAACCTTCCCTGCCCTGCTTCGGGCCAATGGCTACCAGACGGCATTCATCGGCAAATGGGGTGTGGGCAACCAGCTTCCAGCAGACCAGTACGACTATTGGAAAGGGTTCCCCGGCCAAGGGAAGTACTTTGTCGATGGCCGTCCGCACATGACCAAGCACCTGGAAGACCAGACGCTGGAATTCCTCGATACGTGCTCGCCGGATAAACCGTTCTGCCTGCAAGTCAGCTTCAAAGCGGCCCACTGCCAGGATGGCCCAGGCTGGCAGTTCCAGCATGCCCCCAAGTACACCGACTATTACGCGGACGACACCATCGTGCCAGCCGTAACCGCCAACGACGAGCACTACCAGAAGCTTCCCAAGCAGCTGCAAGGTGGCGAGTCCCGCGTTCGCTGGGGACGTCGTTTCGATGGGGACGAAATGCTCCAGAAGAACATCAAGGACTATTATCGATTGCTGACCGGCGTCGATGACTTCGTCGGGGCGATGGTTGCCAAGCTTCAAGAGAAGAAGCTGGCCGACAACACGGTCATCCTGTTCACGTCCGACCATGGTTTCTTCCTGGGCGAGCACGGCCTGGCAGGCAAGTGGCTGATGTACGAAGAATCGATTCGCATTCCCATGATCGTCTTCGATCCGCGACTCCCCAAAGACAAGCGAGGGCAACGCCGGGAAGAAATGGTCCTGAACATCGACGTCGCACCCACTCTGCTCGACCTGGCCGGCATCGAGCCCCCTGCGGTGATGCAGGGACAAAGCCTGCAGGGACTGGTCGAAGACAATCAAGCCAGCGGCTGGCGAACCGAGTTCCTGTACGAACACCTCTTTCCGCACGCCACCATTCCGCAAAGCGAAGGGGTGCGGGGAGAGCGATGGAAGTACGTTTTCTATCCCAACAGCGAGCCTAAGCTGGAACAGTTGTTCGACTTGCAACAAGATCCGCACGAGGTCACCAACCTGGCCGATGACCCTCAACATGCCGACCAGCTTAAGGCGATGCGGGCGGAACTCGATCAAATGCGAACCTCGCTCCAGTAG
- the rpsO gene encoding 30S ribosomal protein S15, producing MSITKEKKNDAIQDFQRGGEDTGSPEVQIAILTSRINNLTEHMKKHKKDYATRRGLLAMVSRRRRLLDYLKRHDPQKYLDMLARLGIRK from the coding sequence ATGTCGATTACCAAAGAAAAGAAGAACGATGCCATCCAGGATTTTCAACGTGGTGGCGAGGACACGGGTTCCCCGGAAGTTCAGATTGCGATTTTGACAAGTCGCATCAACAACCTGACGGAGCACATGAAGAAGCACAAGAAAGACTACGCGACTCGTCGCGGGTTGCTTGCTATGGTGAGCCGTCGTCGCCGCTTGCTCGATTATCTGAAGCGGCACGATCCCCAGAAATATCTGGATATGCTGGCACGGCTTGGTATTCGTAAGTAG
- the pyk gene encoding pyruvate kinase, with product MSAARIFPNRARTKIVATVGPACRTPEMLEELILAGVDVFRVNLAHGDLKDHSEVVRNIREISEKVGRPIAALADLSGPKIRLGTLPEDIVHCHEDDVYTFIRGEDSTEPKTLTCNYEPLIDELEVGNDVMLADGTVMMTVIEKTADTATCKVVQAGPIRSRQGINLPGTKLSVEALTPQDIEHVKWAAENDLDYVSLSFVRSADDLRQLRDLLMQHESRAFIIAKIEKREALDNLEEIVRESNGVMVARGDLGVEIDVAEVAASQKLIVSTCSRIGRPVIVATQMLDSMTTSNRPTRAEATDVANAILDGADACMLSGETAVGVHPVAVVKMMNRIMLATEKMWMAERGPARKIDNRVAQVHPVTQAVVSGASITAEHLDAKLLVTATRTGGTALTKAKLRDAIPTISVSDSDAALRRMCLYWGVTPIANAPVHNGIQLRRFIDQWGLSNGYLEEGDRVVFITGGGIMQSAEYIVVVHRVEKPQD from the coding sequence ATGTCTGCTGCTCGAATCTTTCCGAACCGTGCCCGCACGAAAATCGTCGCCACCGTTGGCCCGGCTTGCCGCACTCCGGAAATGCTGGAAGAACTGATCCTCGCCGGCGTGGACGTATTCCGCGTGAACCTCGCCCACGGCGACTTGAAGGATCATTCCGAAGTCGTACGCAACATCCGCGAGATCAGCGAAAAGGTCGGTCGCCCCATCGCGGCCCTGGCGGACCTTTCCGGCCCCAAGATTCGTCTGGGAACCCTGCCCGAAGATATCGTGCATTGCCACGAAGACGATGTTTACACGTTCATCCGTGGTGAAGACAGCACCGAACCGAAGACCCTGACTTGCAACTACGAGCCGCTGATCGACGAGTTGGAAGTGGGCAACGACGTGATGCTGGCCGACGGTACGGTCATGATGACTGTGATCGAGAAGACCGCCGATACGGCGACCTGCAAAGTGGTTCAGGCAGGCCCGATCCGCAGCCGCCAAGGCATTAACTTGCCCGGCACCAAGCTCAGCGTCGAAGCCCTGACCCCGCAAGACATCGAACACGTCAAGTGGGCCGCCGAGAACGATCTCGACTACGTGAGCCTGAGCTTCGTGCGTTCGGCGGACGACCTTCGCCAACTGCGCGATCTATTGATGCAGCATGAGTCGCGTGCATTCATCATCGCCAAGATCGAAAAGCGTGAAGCACTCGATAACCTGGAAGAGATCGTTCGCGAGTCGAACGGGGTGATGGTTGCCCGCGGCGACTTGGGCGTCGAAATCGACGTGGCCGAAGTGGCCGCTTCGCAGAAACTGATCGTGTCGACCTGTTCGCGAATCGGTCGCCCTGTGATCGTCGCGACGCAGATGCTCGACAGCATGACCACCTCGAATCGTCCGACTCGTGCGGAAGCGACCGACGTGGCCAACGCCATTCTGGACGGTGCCGATGCCTGTATGCTTTCCGGTGAAACGGCCGTGGGCGTGCATCCGGTGGCGGTCGTGAAGATGATGAACCGCATTATGCTGGCCACTGAAAAGATGTGGATGGCTGAACGGGGCCCGGCCCGCAAGATAGACAACCGCGTGGCTCAAGTGCACCCCGTCACCCAGGCCGTTGTGTCTGGTGCGTCGATTACCGCGGAACACCTGGATGCCAAGTTGCTGGTCACCGCGACGCGAACCGGTGGTACGGCCTTGACCAAGGCCAAGCTCCGCGACGCGATTCCGACCATCAGCGTGAGCGACTCCGACGCGGCACTTCGCCGAATGTGCTTGTACTGGGGTGTCACGCCGATCGCGAATGCCCCGGTGCATAACGGCATTCAGCTGCGTCGCTTCATCGACCAGTGGGGACTTTCCAACGGTTACCTGGAAGAAGGGGACCGCGTGGTCTTCATCACCGGCGGCGGCATCATGCAGTCGGCCGAATACATCGTGGTGGTCCACCGCGTTGAAAAGCCGCAAGACTAG
- a CDS encoding sulfatase family protein encodes MLYQLSRLCLRLLLLAIASTCYAGFVNAQEASPAKKPNFVVIFCDDLGYGDLGCFGNPTIRTKHLDQMASEGMKFTQFYVAASVCTPSRAGLMTGRLPCRSGMCSNKRRVLFPNSKGGLPAEEVTIAEALKEGGYATACIGKWHLGHHKQYLPTNNGFDYYFGIPYSNDMDRIASAPKGRESFWHPKSEYFNVPLMRNEEIIERPADQTTITRRYTEETVQFIEQNQDKPFFVYLAHSMPHVPLFRSPEFEGVSRRGYYGDVIEEIDWSVGQVLQKLRDTGLDENTLVVFCSDNGPWLIYGDHGGSAGPLRDGKGSTFDGGMREPTIFWWPKTIPAAEVAADVGSTMDLMATFTSLAGLPLPSDRKLDSYDLTPVLKQTGKSNREALFYYRGYDLMAVRVGPWKMHLKTQTGYGQPKAEVHNPPLLYQLEEDPGESRDLAKDNPEVIQKIQKLIEQHQKEMVFADSQLEL; translated from the coding sequence ATGCTTTATCAACTTTCCCGCCTGTGTCTGCGCTTGCTGCTGCTGGCAATCGCTTCCACTTGCTACGCCGGTTTTGTAAACGCTCAAGAAGCTTCCCCGGCAAAGAAGCCGAACTTCGTCGTGATCTTCTGCGACGACCTGGGCTACGGCGACTTAGGTTGCTTTGGCAATCCCACGATTCGTACCAAGCATCTCGATCAGATGGCCAGCGAAGGGATGAAGTTCACCCAGTTCTACGTCGCGGCTTCGGTTTGCACGCCAAGTCGAGCCGGATTGATGACCGGCCGTCTGCCGTGCCGCAGCGGCATGTGCAGCAACAAGCGGCGTGTGTTGTTCCCGAACTCGAAGGGGGGACTTCCGGCCGAGGAAGTAACGATTGCCGAAGCTTTGAAAGAAGGGGGCTACGCCACGGCCTGCATCGGCAAGTGGCACCTGGGGCATCACAAGCAATATCTGCCTACCAATAACGGATTCGACTACTACTTCGGCATACCTTATTCCAACGATATGGACCGCATCGCTTCGGCCCCGAAAGGGCGCGAATCGTTCTGGCATCCCAAGAGCGAATACTTCAACGTGCCCTTGATGCGGAACGAAGAGATCATCGAGCGTCCCGCCGATCAAACGACGATCACTCGTCGTTACACGGAAGAGACCGTCCAGTTCATCGAACAAAATCAAGACAAACCGTTCTTTGTTTACCTGGCTCACTCGATGCCGCACGTCCCCCTGTTCCGCTCGCCGGAATTTGAAGGAGTGAGCCGCCGTGGATACTATGGCGACGTCATCGAAGAAATCGACTGGAGCGTCGGGCAGGTATTGCAGAAGCTGCGCGACACAGGCCTCGACGAGAACACCCTGGTCGTCTTCTGCAGTGACAATGGGCCCTGGCTCATCTACGGCGATCATGGCGGGTCGGCTGGTCCGCTCCGCGATGGCAAGGGAAGCACGTTCGACGGCGGCATGCGAGAACCGACGATCTTCTGGTGGCCCAAGACCATTCCCGCGGCTGAAGTCGCGGCCGACGTCGGCAGCACGATGGACCTGATGGCAACGTTCACGTCGCTGGCCGGTTTGCCTCTTCCTTCCGATCGTAAGCTGGACAGCTACGACCTGACCCCGGTCCTCAAGCAGACCGGCAAGAGTAACCGCGAGGCTCTATTCTATTATCGAGGTTACGACTTGATGGCCGTCCGCGTTGGTCCCTGGAAGATGCATCTCAAGACACAAACCGGGTATGGTCAACCGAAAGCGGAAGTCCATAATCCGCCGCTGCTTTACCAGTTGGAAGAAGACCCCGGCGAATCTCGAGATCTGGCCAAGGACAACCCCGAGGTCATCCAGAAGATTCAAAAACTAATCGAACAACACCAGAAGGAAATGGTGTTTGCCGATTCCCAGCTCGAACTGTAG
- a CDS encoding zinc metalloprotease, translating to MAKKKSSTTKKKTSKKTAKKTPRRMCGAMEVNYRLLEQFPSFRQAQISLEHKTKMSLRESLEARTTPYKINTVVHVVHHTSAQNISDAQIDSQIKVLNQDFRRTNSDWTKTPAPFKGLATDPLIEFNLDEVIRVETDQTSFGTDDEMKFVAPAKNPKKFLNLWVCELKGGTLGYAQFPGGPVPTDGVVITYTAFGTKGTASAPFNKGRTATHEVGHYLNLRHIWGDTPDCSGSDFVDDTPNAEGPNYGEPTFPSISCGNGPSGDMFMNYMDYVDDKAMFMFSAGQVARMHTTLDGPRKSLVT from the coding sequence ATGGCCAAGAAGAAATCAAGCACGACGAAGAAAAAGACCTCCAAGAAGACCGCCAAAAAGACCCCACGTCGAATGTGTGGGGCAATGGAAGTCAATTATCGCTTGTTAGAGCAGTTTCCTTCCTTCCGCCAAGCGCAAATCTCGTTGGAACACAAAACCAAGATGAGCTTGCGCGAATCGCTCGAGGCACGTACGACTCCTTACAAGATCAACACCGTGGTTCATGTGGTTCACCATACCAGCGCGCAAAACATCTCGGACGCTCAGATCGATAGTCAGATCAAAGTCCTGAATCAAGATTTCCGCCGTACGAACTCTGACTGGACAAAGACGCCCGCTCCTTTCAAAGGATTGGCAACCGACCCGCTGATCGAATTCAATTTGGATGAGGTCATCCGCGTCGAAACGGATCAAACTTCATTTGGCACCGATGACGAAATGAAGTTCGTCGCACCCGCTAAGAATCCCAAGAAGTTCCTCAACCTCTGGGTCTGCGAACTCAAGGGGGGAACGCTTGGCTACGCTCAGTTTCCCGGTGGACCGGTTCCCACCGATGGCGTTGTGATCACCTATACCGCATTTGGAACCAAGGGAACGGCGTCGGCTCCGTTCAACAAGGGGCGCACGGCCACCCACGAGGTAGGGCACTATTTGAATCTGCGGCACATTTGGGGAGACACGCCTGATTGTTCCGGTTCGGACTTCGTGGACGATACTCCCAACGCGGAAGGACCGAACTACGGAGAACCTACATTTCCCTCCATTTCTTGCGGTAATGGGCCGTCTGGTGATATGTTCATGAATTACATGGACTACGTTGACGACAAGGCGATGTTCATGTTCAGCGCAGGCCAAGTGGCACGTATGCATACCACGCTGGATGGACCGCGAAAATCGCTTGTCACCTAA